The Corynebacterium freiburgense region TGCTGCAGATGCATCAGACGACGCGGATTCCATTGCGGAGCTTGCAGCTGATGAAACCTTTGCTGCTTGATCGTCCGCGGCATTACTGCAGCCTGCCAGTGTCAGCGCGGCTGCTGCAATAATGGTGAAACCTACGCGTGAAATTGGACGAGCACTCATAAAAAACTCACTTTCGTTGAACGAATACAAACGCCGCGAAAACCGCCAAAACTACAAGCACTGCACCGCCAACATACCAACCAGCCATGCTTGATTGACCAGTGTTTTCGGGTTCAGCAGCTTCATTTGTTGCCGATGTTGCAGGTATATCTTTTGCGGTATCTTTCTCTGGGCCACTTACGGAAAATTCTATTTTCCCGCGTGTTGCGTGGCCGTCAGAAGAAGTAATTTGGAAGCCAACTAAATAATCTCCCGTCCCAGGTTGAATTTCGTCTGGAACGTCTACTGCTACAAATTGATCTTGCAATTCCGGATTTGTTCGAAATAGCACTTCGGAGGTTTTCGAATTACTCACGGCGACGGTATTAAACGAATCTTTTGGAATTCCCGAAAATTCTAGTGTGATTTTTCTTGGGAATTCACTAATGGTGGATCCATCAGCAGGGTCAGAGGAAATAACTACGTCATGTGCAGCGGCAATAGGGGTAACCCCGAGCATAAAAATTGCTAATAGTATTGCCACAATCCTTCTGTAACCCACAAAATCCTCTCTTCATTGCATCAGTAGATGGGAGTCAATGACTTCTTCACATCGACAACATGTATTAGTCGGACGTTGCGTTAAAAAAGTTCCGGGAAATTTAAAACAAAGCACCACCACAAAGGAATAGTGCACAATCAATGGTAGTAGATTTACAAAAAGAATAAAGCCCCAACCAAGTTGTTTTTTGATTGTGGCTTTGAGTTTTTGTTGTGGTCCCAACTGGGATTGAACCAGCGACCTTTCCGGTGTGAACGGAACGCTCTCCCACTGAGCTATGGGACCTTTGTACAGGACAAAACCTAACACAGCTGGAATTTCCGGTCCAATCTTCCCAACCACCGCTACCCCTTTTCGACGTCCCCTTCATAGGCGTTTACTGGCCACATTGCGCTTTCCATCACAAAACCTCGAAGCCTTCGCGCGCTGAACTGGGCATTTGGCATTTTCGGCGCTGGCGGCTAATGTTTGTTCTCGCACCACAAGAACAAAGTTGTAGCTTGAAGTGGCGCAAAGCGGATGTAGCGCAGTTGGTAGCGCATCACCTTGCCAAGGTGAGGGTCGCGAGTTCGAGTCTCGTCATCCGCTCTGGTACTATTTTGGTACCTGAGGCGGTATCGCCGCGGTGGAATGGCCGAGTGGTGAGGCAACGGTCTGCAAAACCGTGCACACGGGTTCGATTCCCGTTTCCACCTCAAAACGCTAGCGCGTTTAGCTCAGCGGGAGAGCGCTTCCCTGACACGGAAGAGGTCACTGGTTCAATCCCAGTATCGCGCACGAGAGTGGTATCTGCTCTTTTCTTTCAGATACATGCGGATGTAGCGCAGTTGGTAGCGCATCACCTTGCCAAGGTGAGGGTCGCGAGTTCGAGTCTCGTCATCCGCTCCAAGTTCTTTATGGGCTTTGCGCGCGTTTAGCTCAGCGGGAGAGCGCTTCCCTGACACGGAAGAGGTCACTGGTTCAATCCCAGTATCGCGCACGAGAGTGGTATCTGCTCTTTTCTTTCAGATACATGCGGATGTAGCGCAGTTGGTAGCGCATCACCTTGCCAAGGTGAGGGTCGCGAGTTCGAGTCTCGTCATCCGCTCCAAAACTTAAAGAACCCTAATGACATATTAGGGTTTTTTGTTATTTCGGGGTGTATCTGCCTATTCCGCTCAGCTCTTCGATAGGGTTAAGCGGTGACTTTTCAAATCATTGACAAGCTAAACAATATATGGGTCTCAGGCTCTCCTGCCCCAGATGCTTTTGGTGAACGCAATCGCCGTACCCGTTGGGATAATATCGGCAATGCAATTTTTTGGCCGTTCGCCGTGTTTATTGCCACCCATGTTTTGGGCGTTATGGCTGTCAATGGAAACGCCACAGACGATTTCTCTACCGTGTATTACGCTGTGCGCCGAGCTGTAGAAGGGGTCCCGGTATATAACGAAACATATTTTTATGTGGATCCCCATTATCTCTATAATCCTGGAGCTACCCTTGCATTATTTCCTCTTGGGATGATCGCGGATTTTACTACCGCACGAACTATCTTCGTGCTAGTAAATGCAATAGCAATTATTGGCGCATTGGGATTGTTGACCAAAGTGTTTGGTTATAGTCTGCGGTCCTTTATTTGGCCCGCCGCAATCGCCGCCGCTTTCTGCACAGAAGCGGTCCAAAACACATTGATTTTTTCTAATATTAATGGGTTGCTACTCTTGGCCCTCGTCGTGTTTCTTTGGGCCCTTCTTAGAAAACGCAATATTCTCGCGGGAGTGGTTCTTGGTCTAGCTATCTTAGTTAAGCCGCTTTTCGCACCTCTACTATTTTTACCTTTTGTGCGTTTCCAATGGTCAACGGTAGGTATTGGGGTTATTGTCCCAATAGCCGCCAATATAGTTGCCTGGCCATTTATTCCTGGAGCGAATGATTATGTGACGCGGACTATGCCCTATCTTGGGGAAGTTCGTGATTATGCAAATAGTTCTCTTCCCGGTGCTGCAGTGTATTTTGGCATGCCTGGGTGGCAGAAAAATATTTGGTTTATATTGTTTGCGTTGGCAGTGATAATTGCATTGGTGTTTTTATTGCGCTACCGCCATAGTGAACCACTGTTTTGGGCCTGCACTACTTCCGGGTTGTTATTGACGGGAGTATTTTTCCTATCATCGCTTGGGCAAATGTACTACTCAATGCTGTTGTTCCCCTTGGTGTTTACCGTGCTACTAGAGCGCTCTATCATGCATTCGTGGCTATCGTGGGTTGCGGTGTACTGCTTTTATTCACCGACCCTGTGGGCCTGGGATGATTGGCAGATTTATGGCCGCTGGGTTGACTTATTCCGTGGCACTGTTGGATGGGGTTTGATTCTGCTTGTAACTGCGGTGTTTTCAATAATTTGTTGGCGTCGGGAATTTAACTACACCCGCAGCGGTTAGTACTTGATGCCAGCACTTTTCCGCACAGGAGTTTTGATGACCGATTTTAAATTGATTTCAGATGCTGAATGGCGTGAGCGTCTCAATGCCGAAGAGTACCGAGTATTGCGCCAGGCCGGCACAGAGGCTCCGTTTAAAGGGGCTTACACGGATACCACTGATGAGGGAATTTATTCGTGCCGGGCGTGTGGAATCGAATTGTTCCGCTCAAACCAGAAGTTCCAGTCGCATTGTGGATGGCCTTCGTTTTTCTCTCCACTAGCAGGCGACCGAATTATTGAGCGCACCGACTACTCACACGGCATGGTGCGCACCGAAGTAATTTGCGCTAATTGTGACTCTCATCTTGGACATGTTTTTGCCGGTGAAGGTTACAACACACCTACCGATCTTCGGTATTGCATTAACTCTATTTCATTGACATTTGCTCCAACGGATAACTCGTCCGAGTAATTCACACGTGTAGAGGCTGCTCCTTCTATGCGCAATGGCCCAGGCTGTAGAATGCCTGGGCCATTGTTTTCTCTTTATACTGCTATGGCAGAACTTCAATAAGCTCCGCAATATCTGCTACGCGGCGTCCACTGAAAAATGGGATCTCTTCCCGAACATGGAGACGCGCCTCGGTATAGCGCATACGGTGCATCAGATCAACGTTGCGGTGCAATTCAGGCGCTTCAAACGCCAAAATCCACTCAAAATCGCCTAAGGCAAATGACTGAACTGTATTTGCCCGAACATCAGGGAAGTCGCGGCCAGCGCGGCCATGCTCAGCAAGGATTCGGCGGCGGTCCTTTTCATCCATTAGATACCAGTCATAGGAACGTACAAATGGGTATACGGTAATCCATGCGCCGGGTTCTTCGCCCATAATAAAGGACGGCAGATGTGATTTATTAAATTCTGCTGGTCGGTGCAAAGCGGTGCCGGTCCATGATGTTTCCGAGCATTTGCCCAGCGTGGTGGTGCGGCGGAATTCGTTGTATACGCGTTGGATATCTGCAATTTCCTCCGCATGCCACCAGATCATGTAGTCAGCGTCGTAGCTGATTCCAGAGATATCGTAGATTCCACGAACTGTGACCGGGTGTTCGGAGTCGAATTTGCTGAAGAATTCACGGGCTTCGGCAATGATTTCGTCTCTATTGTCACCGAGCAGCCCGGGAATAATACGGAACACCGCCCACTGTGTATACTGCTGGACACTGTTCAGCTTTGCAAAATCGATCTTTTCGGCCATATTTTCTTACCCTCTCTTCAGATCCTATACATGCTGGTATCAAGCAAGATTCCAGCTTTCTTACGAATGATACTATCCAACTTTTGATGGAACCGAAACGCGGTTTGCGGCGCGCCTCTCCCCCACTTGCAACTTTGACGACTATCTTTTGTCTTTGTGACCGACACAGATGCGAAACTGCGCCCAGAAGCCAAGAGCTCGATCGCCCCTGAAAGTGCGCCCAAACTCTTTCGTGATGCTGTTGAGTCTATGCACTCTGCCGTGCTACGTCCTGAGATTTCGCTGGGTACCATTCGCCCCCCTCAGCGTCTCGCGCCGTTAAGCCACGCAATCGGCCTCGAAGTTGAACATGACGCCCTTGATGGAGATGCGTTCGGACGTTTGATTCTCCTTTATGATCCGCAAGCAGAAGAAGGCTGGGAGGGGGTGTTCCGCCTTGTCGCATATATTCAGGCTGATCTCGATGCCGCAGTAGCGAGCGACCCACTCCTACCAGAAGTGGTTTGGGATTGGCTGCAAGAAGGATTAGCAAAGGTCAAGGCCGATTTTACAAATATGGGCGGCACAGTGACCTCAACCGCATCCGTACGCTTTGGCGATATAGGTGGTCCACCGCGAGCCTTCCAACTAGAGCTTCGCGCCTCCTGGACTGCCGTTGCAGAAGACCTACGCCCCCATGTAGAGGCGTTTGCAAAAGTATTGGCGAATGCAGCGGGACTGCCTCCAGTTGGTGTCACCGAGTTACGTCGCTAAGAATTTGCTTTATGACGCTGCGCCGGGCGCAGCGTCATTACGCACCCAGGCTAGAAATACACCGCCATTGGGTGTCCTTCTACTTCCATAACACGCATTTGAACTTCGTATAGGGATTCGAGATTTTCTGGAGTCATAAACTCCCTTGGCGTACAGCTATGTACAAGCTTGCCGTTTTTCATCGCAACAATATGGTCGGAGAATGCGGCAGCATAGTTAATGTCATGGATAACAATAACCACGGTCCGACCAAGCTCATCCGCCGTTTTTCGCAGAAGTCGCATCATTGCTAACGAGTGCTTAATGTCGAGGTTATTCAGCGGCTCATCAAGTAATACAAATTCCGTTTCCTGCGCAAGAACCATTGCCACAAATGCACGTTGTCGCTGCCCACCGGAAAGTTCATCGAGCGCACGGTCCGCAAATTCGCCAAGGTCCAAATAACCCATAGCACGATCTACAGCTTCGTGGCATTCGGCTGTGAGTCTGCCGCCAGAATGCGGGAACCTACCAAATTCCACTAATTCTCGTACTGTGAGCCTGACCGCTATCCGGTTTTCCTGCCGAAGGACTGCCATTGTGCGAGCAAGATCTTTTGATTTGGTACTACTGACATCCATACCATTTATGGTGACCTTGCCGGAGTCGGCGTCGAGAAGCCTGGCGACAATACTTAATAACGTCGATTTTCCTGCACCATTAGGGCCAATAACACTAATTACCCCGCCTTTGGGTATTTCCAAAGAAACATTATCTACCACCGTTGTTCCATCATAGGATTTAGTGACATTTTCAATGGTAATCAACGGCTTAAGCCTTTCTTGCTTAGCAATAAATACAAGAACAAAATGCCCCCAAGGAATTCAATAATCACTGAAAGTGATGTATTAAACGCAAATATGCGGGACAAAATCCATTGACCGGCTACTAGCGAAAGCATTCCTAAAGCACATGCCATTGGAATTGTCCATGCATGCCGGTCGGTTCGAACGATAATATAGGCAAGGTTTGCAACAATAAGCCCGAAAAACGTTACCGGGCCGACAAGTGCGGTAGAAGCTGAAACCAAAAGTGAACATGCGAGCAGCGCGAAAATAACCTCGCTGCGATAATTTACACCCAAGCTTATGGCTTGATCTCGACCCAGCAGAATTACATCGAAAGTGCGGCGTTTTATCCAAATAGCTGTAATAACCAATAACGTAACAATACTGGTAACAATAAGCAGCCGGACGTCAATAAATGAAAATGTGGCAAAGAAACGGTCCTGCAGTACTTGAAATTCACCGGGGTCGATCATACGACCAAGCAATGCCGATAATGATCGGAACAGCACTCCCACAACAATTCCAATAAGAAGCAGCAAATCTATTGACATACGGCCGCCAGAAAATACCACCCAGAATAAGAGTATAGAAAACCCCATCATTGTGAGACTATTTAAAGCAAATAAAAATAGCGTGTCTGCATTATTAAAAAGTACGGTTCCAAATACAAACACTATTACAGTTTGAATAAGCACAAACATGGCATCGAACCCCATAAGCGATGGGGTAAGAATTTTATTTGCCGTAATTGTTTGGAATAAAACAGTAGAAGCACCAATAGCAATACCGACAACGCTTAGGCCAACTGCAGTGACAATCCTTCGTTCAATAACGAATTGCCATGCCTTTGGCAGATCGAATACTACAAATACGATTGCAATAATCACTGCCAGGATAAGCATAGCCCAGGTAAGCAGGGTGCGTTTCCGGTTTATTTGGTGGTGGTCAGCTGGCACGAGCATTCCTCCTTAAAAGCATAGTGAGGAAAATACTTGCACCAACAACGCCCATAACAGTACCGATTGGAATTTCAAATGGGTACCGTATCACCCTGCCAAGGATGTCGCACAACATACATAATCCAGCGCCAGTTATTGCAACCCATGGAAGCGATTTCCTAGTGTTATCCC contains the following coding sequences:
- a CDS encoding copper resistance CopC family protein, producing MAILLAIFMLGVTPIAAAHDVVISSDPADGSTISEFPRKITLEFSGIPKDSFNTVAVSNSKTSEVLFRTNPELQDQFVAVDVPDEIQPGTGDYLVGFQITSSDGHATRGKIEFSVSGPEKDTAKDIPATSATNEAAEPENTGQSSMAGWYVGGAVLVVLAVFAAFVFVQRK
- a CDS encoding glycosyltransferase family 87 protein, which codes for MTFQIIDKLNNIWVSGSPAPDAFGERNRRTRWDNIGNAIFWPFAVFIATHVLGVMAVNGNATDDFSTVYYAVRRAVEGVPVYNETYFYVDPHYLYNPGATLALFPLGMIADFTTARTIFVLVNAIAIIGALGLLTKVFGYSLRSFIWPAAIAAAFCTEAVQNTLIFSNINGLLLLALVVFLWALLRKRNILAGVVLGLAILVKPLFAPLLFLPFVRFQWSTVGIGVIVPIAANIVAWPFIPGANDYVTRTMPYLGEVRDYANSSLPGAAVYFGMPGWQKNIWFILFALAVIIALVFLLRYRHSEPLFWACTTSGLLLTGVFFLSSLGQMYYSMLLFPLVFTVLLERSIMHSWLSWVAVYCFYSPTLWAWDDWQIYGRWVDLFRGTVGWGLILLVTAVFSIICWRREFNYTRSG
- the msrB gene encoding peptide-methionine (R)-S-oxide reductase MsrB, producing the protein MTDFKLISDAEWRERLNAEEYRVLRQAGTEAPFKGAYTDTTDEGIYSCRACGIELFRSNQKFQSHCGWPSFFSPLAGDRIIERTDYSHGMVRTEVICANCDSHLGHVFAGEGYNTPTDLRYCINSISLTFAPTDNSSE
- the hemQ gene encoding hydrogen peroxide-dependent heme synthase yields the protein MAEKIDFAKLNSVQQYTQWAVFRIIPGLLGDNRDEIIAEAREFFSKFDSEHPVTVRGIYDISGISYDADYMIWWHAEEIADIQRVYNEFRRTTTLGKCSETSWTGTALHRPAEFNKSHLPSFIMGEEPGAWITVYPFVRSYDWYLMDEKDRRRILAEHGRAGRDFPDVRANTVQSFALGDFEWILAFEAPELHRNVDLMHRMRYTEARLHVREEIPFFSGRRVADIAELIEVLP
- a CDS encoding DUF3000 domain-containing protein, which gives rise to MRPEAKSSIAPESAPKLFRDAVESMHSAVLRPEISLGTIRPPQRLAPLSHAIGLEVEHDALDGDAFGRLILLYDPQAEEGWEGVFRLVAYIQADLDAAVASDPLLPEVVWDWLQEGLAKVKADFTNMGGTVTSTASVRFGDIGGPPRAFQLELRASWTAVAEDLRPHVEAFAKVLANAAGLPPVGVTELRR
- a CDS encoding iron ABC transporter ATP-binding protein: MITIENVTKSYDGTTVVDNVSLEIPKGGVISVIGPNGAGKSTLLSIVARLLDADSGKVTINGMDVSSTKSKDLARTMAVLRQENRIAVRLTVRELVEFGRFPHSGGRLTAECHEAVDRAMGYLDLGEFADRALDELSGGQRQRAFVAMVLAQETEFVLLDEPLNNLDIKHSLAMMRLLRKTADELGRTVVIVIHDINYAAAFSDHIVAMKNGKLVHSCTPREFMTPENLESLYEVQMRVMEVEGHPMAVYF
- a CDS encoding iron chelate uptake ABC transporter family permease subunit; the encoded protein is MLVPADHHQINRKRTLLTWAMLILAVIIAIVFVVFDLPKAWQFVIERRIVTAVGLSVVGIAIGASTVLFQTITANKILTPSLMGFDAMFVLIQTVIVFVFGTVLFNNADTLFLFALNSLTMMGFSILLFWVVFSGGRMSIDLLLLIGIVVGVLFRSLSALLGRMIDPGEFQVLQDRFFATFSFIDVRLLIVTSIVTLLVITAIWIKRRTFDVILLGRDQAISLGVNYRSEVIFALLACSLLVSASTALVGPVTFFGLIVANLAYIIVRTDRHAWTIPMACALGMLSLVAGQWILSRIFAFNTSLSVIIEFLGGILFLYLLLSKKGLSR